In the Ricinus communis isolate WT05 ecotype wild-type chromosome 3, ASM1957865v1, whole genome shotgun sequence genome, tataattaaaataataacaattttcAAGTATTTATGATAGGTAATGGCATAAAAGTGAAATAATTTACAAACAGCACTAAGTgaactaacaattaaaaaatataataaattataattgaaacaaatttaagagaaaaaaaaaatatttaagagtatttatttaaataaatctgaGAGCAATTGTGCATAGTGGGtggaaagaaattaattagaatcgcttgttaatttcaaatactaaaagaatagaaattaaaaaggagAGTGGTCAGTTAGTACGGAGAAGTTTCTCAAGACTTTgccattaatttataatagagAACTTGTTCCGACTGGTGACGCACGTGCAGCTTGCAAAAACAAATTCTCAATGCATGccatgtttataatttttgtattacaTGGGATTTTAGAACCTTTCATCTCTAACAACATAGAATTTTAGTAAGAAATCTCAGCTTTTACCGTTTAGTTAGGTTATTCCGTTAGAGCTTCTTGCCATGCaacttaaaaagaattttccaaaattttactaaaataatttctttaggGTATCTTATTAacttcttaaattattatttttttctctatattatagagagtaaatttaaaaattatgaaatttaagaGCACCATCTTCGATAATACTCTCTATATGtctttctattaaattataaataattagtattttttttattttaatttattttaaaatatgtgtGTATTTCTAACAAAACTTTTTATACTTTGTAAgtaattttttgttaataaaataaaaaagagagaaacatGGAAGGAGAaagaatgtaatttattatttttttaaataatataatatatataaaagccacttaaaatttactttttcaaGTCATTgaatttaaagagaaaaaaatatgtcttttaaggataaaataaaaaatctattggAAGTCTAAATTTTGTATATACTTTATAATAGAGGAAAAGTGTGATTTAAGAGCTTCTTGCGATGCAAGagactatttaattttttctctttctctaaaataatttaagagttatattttcttttataaaaatgacttttaaagatatttttttaagtatctatattgttttttcttacttattcttttattaataaaatttaaatagagaGTAAAActttttgttaaattaaaataaaaaatttaattatatataatttaataaaaaatattgttgaAAATACTATTATCTCACATGACTTTGCATGGCTAGCTAACATGTTGAATAATTATTGGGTAATATAAATTGTAGTTTCTCAATGTAGAAAAAGACTAAACAAAAGGAATGAGGAATTACagtatatatgattttaaggAGTATGTATGGTAAATACAAATAAAGCTGTTCTACATATGAAACTGAATGAACAAAGTCTTagtcatgaaattattttgtaCAAAGTTAACAAAGATACATGAGAAGAAGTGGATGTCAACCCTTCATACAAAATTGGTGCATTTACAAGAACCAACCAAATTAACATAAGCAACCccccccaaaaaaaaaaaaaaaagaagaaaattgagAATTAGTCCTGCCTCCTGAACAGTAAAATCTCCcatgtaaagaaaaaagaacaaccCTATTCTATGAAATTTAccaatttttcttcttttcagaaaaagaaaaagaaaaagaaagaactgatttcttcaaaatcatttaCTTATGATCTTTCCAAGCAGGATAACATGGGAATTCCAAGATTTAGTACTGCCCTTGATTGTCCTCCATTGCTCAGCTATACCCTGAGCAATTTTGACAGCGTCAGAAGCCGTTCCCAACAGTCCTCTTCTAGTGAACCCAACTGTGTACAATCCATTCTCTCCTTTCCAGCCGTTAGGAAAAGGCGTTCTAGGCATCCCATCTTTTGTGAAAAAATCACATCCCTGCCATCAGAACATTcaattagcactattattacATTTTACATTAGTGTTACTAAGTTTCAAAAtctacattaattaattataatcttaaaaagaaagtGGTAACTGCCCATTTCAAACTTCCCTCTACAGCATAGCAAAAAGGACAGTTTTCTAGGTGATCTGTAGCAAATTGCattatgtatgtatatatcaTGAAAGCAACATATCATAAAACCCCACAAACAAAACAATTCTTTCCTATGGAGAaacagaagagaaaaaaaaaaagaaaaaaaagaaagagggtACGTTCCAAAAAAGCGTAGTAACCCCAAACAGAACCTAActgattttattcttttttgcaTGGAGAAAAAGGAGAGATTTTGCAGGCTTCTGGCTTCTGTGCATGTGTCCAAAGGCAGAAAATGATGGATGATTCATATAAGAGAAGGATAGAAATAagactaaaaataaaagggtaTGAACAGGTcaggtttatttatttattttgtattttaattcttttaccTTGAGCCAAGTAGGCACGTTGCTTTTGTACCCAGTTGCTAGGATTATTGAATCAAACTCCTTTTCTTGTCCATCCATAAATCTTACACCATTCCTTGTTATCTCTTTTACACCTTCCATCACCTGAAACCTTAACAACATTAGTACCAAAAGTATTgcataaaaagatttaaaaagtAACACAAGCTGCActtaaacaataatttttcttttttaaaaaagggTGGTTTCGTTTGAGTCTCTTCCTCATTATTTTGTTGCATATTCATCAATTTCGTACCTTAATTTTCCCGGATTTTATTTGAGACAATGCGCCAACGTCGAGGACCGGAGTCTTTCCTGTGACATTTTTCAGCTCAATTGGGCCAGTTTTTGGGCGCCGGAGGCCTAATTGATCAGTGTTGCCTAATGTGAAATGAGCCGCTAGTAATAAGAACTTATCAACGAGTCTTAAAGGGAGCCACTTAAGAAGAGCCATTGCTATTCCGAAAGTTGACATGCCAAACATCTCTCTAGGTAAGACGTGCACCTgtatcacatcaaaaagaaaaagaaagaaagaaagaaaagaactgaaaattaaataccCGATAACTTCAAAATTCTTGCGGAttaataaaaggaagaaaagaagattgaCAGAGATGACTTACTGTGTTTCTAACAACCATGTGAGGAATTGCATTGTACCTACAGAGGTCTAAGCTAACTTCCATGCCCGAATTACCGCAGCCAACAACTAAAACCCTTTGGTTCTTGAACTCAGAACCAGACTTATAAACACTAGTATGAACAACAGGACCGCTGAACTTTTCCATGCCAGGAATTTCAGGTATTACGGGCTCAGCATTTTCACCAGTTGCAACGATAAGCCAAGAAGAAATGTATTGTTGATCTTGAGTGTACACCCTCCAAAACCCATTAATACTGTCAAATTCAGCTTTTTGAACAGCTTGATTGAACTTGGGTTTGATTGAGAAGTGTAAAGCATAGGATTCCATGTAAGATATGAATTGGTGTTTCGTTGGGTATTTAGGGAAATTATCAGGAAAGCCAAGGAGTGGAAGTTGACAAAACTGTTTAGGAAGATGGAGTTTAAGGCGATCATATGTTTTTGTTTGCCAAAGAGAAGCTATGCAGTCACTTTTttcaagaattaaagaagGAACTCCATGTTGGGATAGACAAGCAGCTGCTGCTAAACCAGATGGTCCTGCTCCTATTATGATGGGTCCTTGAATccatatttcttcttcttcttcttcttgtttcaagtTCAAAAACATAACTTTTTCTTGCTCTTTACAAGAAGCCATGTTGAAAATCCCaagaaaatttagaaaaaaaaaagtgaaagaaatgaagattttctcttctttttttggtcaaagaaaacaagaaaagaataatagtaatataagaaaagtaataaaaataaaaaaagaagatcaaAGAACCCCTTATCTTTAACTTTGCCTTATAGTTGCCCTGTTTCTTGAATCAGTAAAGCTCTGTTTTCTTTCCTTGTGAGCAAAATCTTGTCAAAGATAGAAAGCAAAGAGAAACAACAGAAGACTAGATagtaataacaataacaataagaagaagaagaagaagaagaagaagaagaagaagaaagaagagaggcgCGTGGAAGTGTTGTTGCACAAGTTATAAGAAACTTATAAATGCATATATAGAAAGCAGAGACTGTAAAACAGAGAGGGCGtttgaaagagagagaaaagtgaaGACAGCAAAGAGAGAAGAGAGGGGGATGGATGGGTTGTGTGTGTAGTAGTAAGGAAATGAAATGAAGGCGTGAAGTTAAAGGAAAAGGATTTGGTTTTCTGTTTCTCAAGGTTCTTTCTTCTCAGTCTGTGCCTGCACTGCAGAggttttctcttcttttctaatatttttcttttaaagaggTTATAGTGGAGTAGTAGTAGTAGCAGTAGTAGTAGGCAATGGGTGAAGCATCAGATATAAATACATTTATGTGACCTCCTccattcaatttttctttctttctcttttccaatatatttattatcagtcctcatttttctttttttaaatatatatttggtgCCTTGCTGGTTGCTGCTACTCTCATTTAACAATACCAGCGGCAGTAAAGGCGCTTGTTAGGAAAGGCGACGGACAGTCCAGTGCGGATTGGGCCTTTCTCGTACTCTCCATGCCCTGCTTCAAGAGCCTAGGCAAGGATCGGGGTCAACATTGGAAATGAGTAAAGGAAATTATATGTCCAGTTCTGTAAAAATGGTTGAATGTTTAAAAGAATATCTGAAAATTGTATTTACCAATACAATGCAACCAGatcaaatatatatgataaaccattataaataaaatcaaatctcTTCTTTTGGGTCTTAATTTTAGGATCCTAATTTTGGAATGAACCCTAAAATAATTTCGCATTATTGTAATAATATGGGCAAAAATTATCAGTTCTAGTTTTATTTCGTacattacaatttcttttttgaaaggCACATTATTATACATTAGTTGAGCTTCCATTTAAGCATATTGGAAGATTTTTGCGTATTAAAAATTGTGGGGTTTAATGTGAATTCGGGTAGGAAATAGGATATATGATCAAGTAGTTTCTGGTGATGTCTGTTGCTCGAGTATTGCATCAATATGATGTTAGAAGGCTGTAGCTTTCCATGCTCTTTCTGGACAGTTATTTCATGCCATATGATGATATGATgctaaatattattcttttctatagttttcttcttcttcttttttctttttctttatttccttGTCATAATTATACATTTTAGTATCTTAATCTCAAACTAAATGATTACGAcctgtaaaatatatttcacaAACTCGATAAATAAGAGTATAAAAACactcttatttaatttatctttcccGATTAATATGGTTAAATGTAATTTCACGGGCTTAGTAAACTTCTATTTTCAATTCTTAAACATAAGAGGCCAGTCGGAATACAAACTAtacaatagaaaataattatttctttacatTAGTTATAAAAAgtgtaaataatataataaaaggtGATAATGTATTTACATtcaccataaaaataaaaaatatctaatgtgaaagaatttatgattttgtCACTTAAAATAGGTGTCGgatatagatttatttatttataataaatttgtagTCTCTCAATCTACATCTATATAGCCAATTAgactaatttttttcattatggTTAACGATAGTATCCTCCCTAATGCTGACAATTAGAATAAGAGGCGAGTGGACATTTTTCCGGTTTGTCCAGATGAGTGTGAATCAAGTTTTCATGGTTTGGTGGTGTATCCTTTTGCAAAATGGGCACTGGCGTGCTTCTTCCGTGGGTTTTGTTTGTGGCCTGTCATTGAATTCTTAAGCTAGATCAAGTTCATATTTAAGAGGTGTAGGTTGAAAAACTGTTGTTCTGTTGTAGTTATTTGTTAGGGTATTTGGAACCACAAAAATGATATTGTGTGGAGAGCAAACTGTCAACTGCCAAACCATATTGTATCTACTGGTGCTTCTTTTATGAGTAATTGAGAAGAGGCACAGAAGAAAGCTGGTCTGTCCAATAATATGGCTGTTAATGAGTGAAGCAGATAAAGCTGCAAATGAGCCGAGCCGAACCGCTCGCGAGCTATTCGAAGCTCGGTTAGCTTGTGTGAATTTGTTCATCGGGATAAATGAATCGAGCTCGAGCTTAATAGTGTTCGGATTATCTGAGCTCGTGAGCTGGCTCATTAAGGAGCTCGCAATCCAACGCATTTAAGGAGCTCGCGAGTCGGCATGTGTATTAGTACGTCTAAAAGTTTGTGAATTagttcaataaattattttaaaaaataattattctaattgaaatataaaataaatatatagatcATAATACTCAACTTGTAttacattttaataataatatgtataacaaattagactttaattataaatttactaattgcataattttagtattacaTAAACAAGTGCTAGTTTAATAACGTTGTTAATTAAGTTGACATTTGattatatacatttaattattattaatatcttactaatttatttttttatcataaattaatttaagtagaataataaaataaaaattatgtacaaaaataatataattttgtgTATAATATAGTTAATTTAAATCAATATAAACTACGTTGCTTTATTATAAACTACATACTTAGTGTTGAATAAACAAACATTAATGGTTATGGGATTAGAGATATTAGGCTAGTTCTTGATATTAGGCAATTTGCTATTACTATTTCCTTATGaactttattagttttatatctAATGAATGAAGTTTTTTTGATCAATATGTCTTCATTAGTTTCAATTCTAATTATTgcttaaccatcatattaaattaatatttataattgtcataaaaatatttagattattacattaaaaacatcatttttGTTATACCTATGttgatttgaaaatttttattatttcattagtttgagtaattaaagaaagacagaaacatcatctttcaTTCATTATTTTGTTCTTAGTGTGTTAATAAGAGAATACAAAACTGTTAATGaaactaaatattattattattatttattatttgattattttatgaaaatttttttcccaaaaatttagattaaaatatttagatctatatttgatattatttataataattttgtgACAAATTCTTTAAggaattgttattttataattatttattcaatgtatttatgaataataagTTTGATTCTACGATTTGGGAGATTGCACCAGCAAAATTATTCCTTATGGCTCATCCATTTCTCTTCGCCTCATATATTATTTGTCCAGTACGGTTCCTTCTATTTATAGGAATTGTTGagtgaataattcttttgatattttgtaTTAATTGTGGAAAATATGTCCGAGTTATATAACCTATGTAtctatcttattaattaaaggtAAATCCTACAGTTCACtttttaaatagttttagattaaaataatataatttgaatttgtCAATACTGATActctattatttatgtttttaaaaataattaatgagctttgaattatgatatttaatcTGACTCATCATTAGACTAACAcactaattataatattatccATAATCTCGTTCTTGATAAAAAGAGGGgcttattagaaattaaatcgGAAAAGGTTGTGCGAGAGATGTCTCGACCCAAGAACTATAGGCTTAGCTCATTatacatttattaaattggtCAATCCTAATAAACCATAAGATATCCAAAGTGCAAAactaaataaaacaataattattttcatattaattgaataaatgtttttataatgtaaagtataataaacaaatttaatttgttagaCAGTTGAACcaaataatttcttccaaacttGTTGATACGAAGCTTCGGATGTTAGAAATTTTGTCTATTGacttttcttataaaataattaattggcAATTAACAATTTTGCATCCGaaacgaaaaaaaaaacaaataaggaACAATTAACAATCCGAGTGCGATAGACGCGCTTGGAGAGCAGTAGTGGCCGGGTGCATTAACGGTTTGCCACGTAGATTATTCAACAAGGTGCCACGTGGAAGTTTGAGGGGGATTGCGCTAGTTTGTTTTGCATTAGGAATACGGCTTGCCACGTACTATTTAATCCATCAGCAGCCGTCCGATCTCGGACTTTCCACGCGGGTTTTTAATaggtcttctttctttttctttttcgtagaaaagtttttttaatttcttttccataAAACTAATTTGGAAAGCTTTGTGGGTTGCAAATTAGAAAATTCGTGGAAACCTACTATTggcaatttaaaataatttaaacactAGCGTGTACCACCGGCTTCCAAAACATTAATTTGTgcaagtaaaattatttaattgattactaaaaatttaatggacttcccacaaaataataataataaagagaactATATACATTGCACATTTCAAATTCTACCAGTATCATCCTCTAActctaaatataaattagcATGAATTTGGACtgaatatatgtataaaatgattgacatataattgaataatagAAACAATACGTATACATTTATATGAAATGTGTGTCAACAGGTGTCTATatctgtttttttctttttattattgataaacGGATGAGCTTTACCAATGGATCCATGAAGAGGGcatatttacaaattacaGAGAAAATAGGACGAAAGCATTGCCTGCTTTGATGATCAAATTAATagtttgtaaaaataatagaaagtTGGTGACACTCTTTCTCATATTTCAAAGGAAaatgttcttttttaattgtatgtcggtctattgataaaaaataattttctattaaaaataaaaaaagtaatcaattaattaaaaatttacaaacttaTTTCTTTAACACTGAACCATAATcccaaatttatatttgttgaaatattgaatctgaaatttatatttgttgGAATATACTTGttgcatatataaaaattcgtaatcataatatatatatatatatatatatatatatcgtaTGGTATTAGATGCCATGTccttaaaaaagaagaagttatCTTCTTATATATGATCAATGCATCATGtcgctttttattttttaaaagtcgGTGCCTTCAGGATTGTTTCTTGCTAAACTACTTTGTTAACTAAGTGGTGGCAATTGACAcctccaaataaaaattaaatacacacATCAAAACCCATTGCAATTGCTTAATTACTCtcacttcttttgttttgttctttGGTTCATAATGATATCTTCAATTCTTCACCTTTAAAATGCTGAAAAATTTGtaacattttaaatatatgcatGGAGGGTCTAAATACTTAAACATGGTGTTGGCAGCTCTTAACACGTCTTGGCAGGCTacaaataaagataattatagAAACCATACTCAAGAACAACAGTATGTTCCTCACTCTATGCGCCTGGCGCCACCGATTGATTGCAAAATCGGTCACTTAGGAAGGTTACAGCTCtggttcttttttttatttatgtatttatttaagaaaaattgttttaaaatggactaaaaaactatatactaaattaaagaTGAAGGGAGAAGGTGGAAGATGTTTGAAAGGTGGTTGTAAAATTTGAGGCGTCAACTGTTGATAATTACATTATgcactataataataataataataataataataatataatatatgtgaATTCAGAACTGTAATGCGTCACCATTTCTCTTTGCTAAGCAAACTCAATATGATCCCCCATTTTCACTACAATGGCATATAACATTTTCCCTGCGGTTGTTAAGAATAagtcatattttatttatagggAAGTTTTTGAAATAGATTTAAGATATCAATCTAACAAAAATAACTCACATTAAATAATATTGCCGCATCACTTGAGGTTGTCTGTAAGATAATGTGGCATCAATTATCGGGTAATTCAATGTTATTGGATACATTCATCATTTAGTTATTATTGTGTTACATATCCTATTTTACTTCTCTTATCTATTATCAGCTGcgtatatttgaaataattttagtcACACACCTGATGACGACGTACTGCATgcttgtatatatatagagagagataTGCGTATTTTACACtttagtattaaataattgatatatagctcattatttaaaactaattaatatgtgtcaatcatctatcggtttgatatatatataaaaataaaatttttatccaAACTTTGTGTTTATCCTCACTTATacaccaaactcacaaatgaTTAATACATATTCATtaactttaaataataaaaatatatgttaatcaTCCAATATTTAAGtgtaaaacataaatatatatgtgtcACTCTCCTATTAGTTGTGGTGTATATAccaaatttagataaaaaaatttccgTTTACTGATTTGAACATTCAAGTGGTTGTTAAACTctttatataatactttttctATTGAAAAGATTAGTATTCTCGTATCAAAACTCATCAAAAGTTCAGCAGAAACCATcaaattctctctctctctctctctctctctatatatatatatatatatataaacgcATAGCTGTGTGAATTAAGAATGAAAACGTGTCCTATGCTACACAATAGTGGTTATAGCCAAccctaaatattttatctcttAAAGACTACAGCTACTCGTGCatgtgttatatatatatattttaaaacaaaacaaaagaaaacaatctaAGTTGGGAGACACTTAGGTTCTTATGATGTGTTCGCTCTTttcctaaaaagaaaaagaaaaaggaaaaggaaagggCAGCAGCCCTATCTTGAGAGAAATATTGAGCATGCAGCTGTCTAAAGCTAAGGGACAAAGATGAACAGGTCGGGCGTGGGATTTAATTAGGCGTCAAAGTATAAGACTATAATCCTAGCAAACGTCGGTTAGATATGTACTGTTTGGGTACGTGGATCTAAGCAGCTTCGATCCACTTGGTTTCCAATTCTTAGCTGTTTTTAGAGATGTTTGTCTTTCCACATTGATTTTAACTAATATCAATCTTTCCATATTCTATGCTTGTTCAACGTCCACTTGAAGTAAGGGCTTTTTTCTTgcaaatacaagaaaatttaaaat is a window encoding:
- the LOC8278609 gene encoding probable indole-3-pyruvate monooxygenase YUCCA4; amino-acid sequence: MASCKEQEKVMFLNLKQEEEEEEIWIQGPIIIGAGPSGLAAAACLSQHGVPSLILEKSDCIASLWQTKTYDRLKLHLPKQFCQLPLLGFPDNFPKYPTKHQFISYMESYALHFSIKPKFNQAVQKAEFDSINGFWRVYTQDQQYISSWLIVATGENAEPVIPEIPGMEKFSGPVVHTSVYKSGSEFKNQRVLVVGCGNSGMEVSLDLCRYNAIPHMVVRNTVHVLPREMFGMSTFGIAMALLKWLPLRLVDKFLLLAAHFTLGNTDQLGLRRPKTGPIELKNVTGKTPVLDVGALSQIKSGKIKVMEGVKEITRNGVRFMDGQEKEFDSIILATGYKSNVPTWLKGCDFFTKDGMPRTPFPNGWKGENGLYTVGFTRRGLLGTASDAVKIAQGIAEQWRTIKGSTKSWNSHVILLGKIISK